The genomic region TTTATGGATAAATTGGATATTCCGATAATTAATCTAATTTTATTGAGTTTTATAATAGGAGTTATTGGTCAAATAGGAGATTTGATCGCATCATCTATAAAAAGGTTTGTGGATATTAAAAATTTTAGTAATTTGATCCCCGGACATGGTGGTATATTAGATAGGTTTGATAGCATTTTGCTCATATCTATTGTGGTATTTATTTATTCGCAAATTTTTATATAAAGGAGCATTAAATGAGTAATTTAATTGTAATACTTTTGGTTGTATTAAGTTTTGGTATTCTTATAGTAGGTCATGAGTTTGGTCATTTTATAGTGGCTAAGATGAATGGAGTTTTAGTTGAAGAATTTGCTATAGGAATGGGACCATTAATATTTAAAATCAAAGGCAAGGAAACTATGTACTCTATAAGATTATTACCTATTGGAGGATATGTTAAAATGTTAGGGGAGTATGATGAGTCTGATGATGAAGTTAGCCATTACGACAAAGATAGAGCGTACATACATAAGAGTCCCTTGAGAAAGATATCCATAATTTTAGCTGGTCCAGTCATGAATTTTATTTTAGCGTTTTTAATTTTTGGGGGTATTAGTGCATTCACTGGGTATACTTCCACAGTAATAAATGAGGTTATTGAAGGTAGTCCAGCTGAGGTTGCTGGCTTAAAGGTTGGAGATGAATTGGTGTCAATAAACTCTAAAAAGTTTTTGAATTGGAATGAGTTTGTATTTAGATTGCAAACATCTGAAAGTAAAGAAAAGATTAATATAGGAGTTTTAAGAGATAACCAGAAGATGAATTTTGATGTTTTCCCAAAGATTGAAAATAATTCTTTGATTATAGGTATAAAACCAAAATTTATAGAAAATCCTGGTTTTTTTGAAGCTGTGTTTAATGGATTTAAGCAGACTTTTTCAGAAATTAAACAAGTATTATCTTCTTTGGCGCAACTTATAACAGGCAAAGCATCTGTTAAGGATTTAAGTGGACCAATAACTATTTTTAAGGTTTCTGGTCAAGCAGCTAAAGCTGGTATACAACAGTTATTAAATTTTACAGCTTTCTTAAGTGTAAATTTAGGTATTTTTAATTTGATACCTTTTCCAGCTTTGGATGGCGGAGCTGTTGTAGTTAATTTTATAGAATTGGTATCTAAAAAACGAATTAAGCAGGATATTTTAGCTAAGATAAATTATGTTGGATTTACTTTATTGATTTTGTTAATGATTTTTGTTACTTTGAAGGATATATTTTTTCCTGTGAGTTTATAATTTTTATTTTAAGTAAGGAATGGTTTTAAGTTGGATAGAATTTTAAAAAAGGAAGTTAGGATAGGAAATGTAATGATTGGTGGATGCAATCCAATAGCAATTCAATCTATGACTAATACTAATACTAAGGATGTAAATGCAACTATAAATCAAATTAATGTTTTAGAAAAAGAAGGTTGTAATATAGTTAGAATTGCCATTACTGATAATCAAGAAGTGGATTGTATTTCTAAGATTAAAAAAAATACAAATATTCCTTTAGTTGCGGATATTCAATTTGATTATAGGATAGCGTTGGCTTGTATAAAAAATGGAATTGATAAAGTTAGGATAAATCCTGGAAATATTGGTAATGAAGATAAGATACGAGAAGTTGTTAATGCTTGTGAGGAATATGGAGTTCCTATAAGAATTGGAGTTAACGGTGGTTCTCTACAAAAGGATATTCTCAGCAGGTATGGGAAAAAGACTACTGATGCATTAGTTGAAAGTGCTTTAAAAAATGTTGATTTGTTGGAAAAGTTTGGTTTTAGGAATATAGTTATTTCTGTCAAATCATCTGATGTTGAGATGATGATTGAGTCCTATAAAAAAATTTCAAGTGCTGTTGATTATCCATTGCATTTAGGCGTTACTGAAGCAGGTTTGTTTTTATCAGGTGCTGTTAAATCAAGCATAGGTATTGGAACTTTATTACATAATGGTATAGGTGATACTATTAGGGTTTCTTTAACTGATGATCCTGTAAATGAGGTTAAAGTTAGCAAGGAAATATTAAAATCTTTGAATATTTATAATAAGGGTGTGAATTTGATCTCTTGTCCAACTTGTTCTAGAACAAAGTTTAATCTTATAGATCTCGCTAACAAAGTTGAGCAGTTGACAAAAGATATAGATAAAAATATAACTATTGCTGTAATGGGATGTGCTGTTAATGGACCAGGTGAGGCTAGAGAGGCTGATATTGGAGTAGCTGGTGGAAATGGTGAAGGATTAATTTTTAAAAAAGGTGAAATACTTAGAAAAGTTAAAGAGGAATATCTATTAGATGAATTGAAAAAGGAAATAGATACATTATGAAGAGAGGAAGTAATTCCTCTCTTTTAAATTGTGATATTATGGGTGAGTGGGAATAATGAAAGTTTTAAAAATAGAAATTTGGGAAGATAAGAGAAATGTTTTAATTTATATTGAATACGAAGATGATTTTAATAAGGATGATTTGAAAGCAAAACTTAGAAATCAAGTAGATAAAAATTTTAATTATGAAATTATTTTAATAAAAAACTGCTATTCTAAATCTGTGGATGATTTTTTACATAATAATTATGATTCATTTCTTGAGTATGTTAAGTTCACTAATCCAATATTTTATCCAGTTTTTTTTGTGAAACCTAATGTAGTTGATAGTAAACTGATTTATATATCGTCAAATAATTTTATAATAAATAAGTTTAATAACAATAATGTAAATATCGAGCTTGAAGGTTTTGTTAAATATTTCTTCAATATAGATGTGAATATAGAAATTGTTTATGGTAATCAGAAAGAAGATTTTATTAAAGATGATATAATTGTTGAAAATAAAACTATTGATTCTATCCCTAATGATCCAGTTTTTTTAAATAGTAAGGTTAAGGTAGATAATAATAAGTACTCAGATGATAGTGTCATTGTTGGGAAACAAATTCTTGAAAATGCGATTGAGATATCTTCGATTACTATTCCTGAAAAAAATATAGTTATTCAAGGATGTATCTTTAACCAAAAAGTTTTGACAACTAAAACAGGTAAAAAAATTCTTAATTTTTATATCAATGATGATACATCATCTATAAATGTAAAGTATTTTTTGAGATTAAAAGATAATGAAAATATTTTAGACAAAGTGAAAAATGATTCCAATGTTAAAATTAAAGGTGAGGTTGTGATGGATAACTTCACAAATGAATTAGCAATTATTGCGTATAATATTAGTTCTATTAGTAAGATAGAACGAAGAGATGATTATGGAGAAAAACGAATTGAATTACATTCTCATACAAATCTTAGCACAATGGATTCTGTGATTAATGTTAATGCATTATTTAAAACTTTGAAAGATTGGGGACATAAATCAGTAGCAATTACTGATCATAATGTAGTTCAAGCATATCCAAATGTTATGGATGCTTCTAAAAAGTTTGGGATTAAACCTATTTATGGTATAGAGATTAATATGGTTGATGATTTGAAACCATTAATTAATGATGATTTTGGTAAAACAATTAATGATACTTTTGTAGTTTTTGATATTGAAACCACGGGATTTTCAAATGTGAATGAAAAAATAATTGAGATTGGTGCTGTTAAAATTATAAATGGAGAAATTGTAGATGAATTTTCTACATTTGTTAATCCAGAGATGAATATACCGTATAAAATTACAGAATTAACATCAATAAGTAATGAAATGGTAGCAGGTGCTCCTATTATTGAAAATATTATTGGAGAATTTTATGATTTTTGTTCTGGAGCAATACTTGTTGCTCACAACATAGATTTTGATATGTCGTTTATTAGGAGAAATGGTAATAAATTTGGATATAGTTTTAAAAATTCTTTACTGGATACTATAGACATATGTAAATTCTTATTTCCTGAACTTAAGAGATATAGGTTAAATGTAGTTGCTAAACATTTAGCAATACCTCTTGATAATCATCATAGAGCGGTAGATGATGCTAAAGCAACAGCGATGATTTTAATTAAATGTTTTGAGCGATTAAAATCACAAGAGATTTTGAGTTTAGAGGATCTGAATAAGAAGTATAGAGAAAATATACATATATCAAAAATTTTTACATATCAAACTGTATTGCTTGCAAAAGATTATAATGGTTTAAAAAATATATATAAGCTTGTATCTAAGGGTCATTTGGAATATTTTTTTAAGACATCGAGAATTCCAAAGAGTGAGATATTGAAGCACCGAGAAGGTATATTAATAGGTGCATCATTTAGAGAAGGAGAAATATTTAAGGCTATTACTGATTATTTAGATGATGATAGGATTAATGATATAATAGACTTTTATGATTATTTTGAAATTTCTCCTCCTGTTAATTGTACAGAGCAGATTAGATCTGAGAGATTTAAAGATTATAAAGAGATTGAAGATGTTATAAAGGAAATTTATAAGTTAGGGAAGAAAAATGAAAAATTAGTAGTTGCTGTTTCAAATGCTCATTATATAGAAAAGAAGGATAATATTTATAGAAATATTTTAAGGGTTTGTCAGAATTTTAAAGTAAATTTAGATGATACGAGTTTATATTTAAGAACTACTGATGAAATGTTTAAAGAGTTTGAATTTTTGTCAAAGGATGTTAGAGATGAAGTTATACTTTTAAATCCAAGCAAGATTAATGATATGGTTGATGAAATTTTGCCAATACCAAATGGAACTTTTCCTCCTAAGATAGAAGGATCAGATGATGAGATAAGGATGATGGCTTATGAAAAGGCTCACTCTATTTATGGAGAAAATCTTCATCAAATAATAAAAGATAGGCTTGATAAGGAATTGAATTCTATTATATCGAATGGATATGCTGTACTTTATTTAATTGCACATAAACTTGTTAAAAAGTCCTTAGACGATGGATACTTAGTTGGTTCAAGAGGATCTGTTGGATCATCGATTGTTGCGACATTTTGTGGAATAACTGAGGTTAATGGACTTCCACCCCATTATGTTTGTCCAAAATGTAAGGACACAGAATTTATATCAGATGGTAGTGTTAATGCTGGAGTAGATTTACCATCAAAAGATTGTGTTAAATGTGGTACAAAATATTTAAGAGATGGATTTGATATTCCATTTGAAACCTTTTTAGGATTTGATGGAGATAAAGAGCCTGATATTGATTTAAATTTTTCTGGAGAATATCAACCATTGGTTCATAAATATACTGAGGAGTTATTTGGTAAAGGTTATGTGTTTAGAGCAGGCACTATTGGTACTATTGCTGATAAAACAGCCTATGGTTATGTTAAAAAATACATAGAAGAAATGGGTATTAGAGTACCTCAACCAGAAATTGAGAGGTTATCCAAAGGATTAACGGGAGTTAAAAGAACAACTGGCCAACATCCAGGGGGTATAATGGTTGTACCTAAAGATAATGATATATTTAATTTTACACCGATACAACATCCAGCAGACGATATGGATGCAGATGTAATAACTACTCATTTTGATTATCACTCAATAAGTGGACGTTTATTAAAACTTGATATTCTTGGACATGATGATCCAACTATGCTTAAGATGCTTAAAGATTTAACAGGATTGAATCCTCAAGAAATACCGTTAAATGATGAAAAAGTGCTTAGTTTATTTACTGGTATATCTGCTCTTAATATGGAGCCAGGATATATAGACTGTTCTGTAGGTACGCTTGGAATTCCTGAATTTGGGACTAAGTTTGTACGGCAAATGTTACTTGATACCAAGCCGACAACGTTTTCAGACCTTGTAAGAATATCGGGTTTATCACATGGAACAGATGTTTGGATTAATAATGCTCAGGAATTTATTATGAAAGGATATACAACACTTAAAGATTGTATATCCACAAGAGATGATATTATGGTTTATTTGGTTTATAAAGGACTACCAGCTAAGAAAGCATTTGATATTATGGAAAGTGTGCGTAAAGGTAAAGGTCTAACAAAAGAATATGAGGATATAATGGCAGAAAATAAAATAGAGTCTTGGTATATTGAGTCTTGTAGAAGAATTAAGTATATGTTTCCTAAGGGTCATGCTGTAGCTTATGTTATGATGGCTGTTAGAATTGCTTATTATAAGGTTTATTATCCGATTGAGTATTATACTGCTTATTTTACTGTTAGAGCTGATGAGTTTGATGCAAATTTAATTTGTAATGGAGCAGAGTTTATTAAAGAGAAAATTGGTCAATTAAATGCTTTAGGAAATAATTTAACTCAAAAAGATAAAGGACTTTTGACAGTACTTGAGATAGCTTTGGAAGCATATGCACGAGGTGTTAAATTCTATAAGGTAGACTTATATAAATCACATTACAATGATTTTAAGATAGAAGATGGAGGAATACTTCCACCTATTAATGCATTGCAAGGAGTTGGTGCTACAGCCGCAAAAAATTTATATGAGGCTGGTAGATTTTGTGAATTTATATCTATTCAGGATTTGAAAAATAGAGCAAAGGTATCTAAAACAGTAATTGAAACACTTCAGTCCCATGGATGTATAAGAGATTTGCCTGAAAATAATCAATTGTCAATGAATTTACAATTTTAGAGTGATTTTTTACAGATAAGAACGTGATGGAAATAGAATCATAAAATCGAAATTCTCTGAAACCATTATAGATTGGTATCAGAGAATTTTTATTATTCCATTATAGATTCGCTTTGCTAAACACATAATACTAAAAAATGCAGATATTTCTACACTAGAAAAAGATTTAAATAATATATTAAACTAAATATAGTTCTAATATTAAATAGTTGCAATGAAAATATAACTGTGCTATAATTCGATAATACAATGTTTATTTGCATTATTTATTTGAGAGAGAGTAGGTTTTAAGACCTGCTCTCTCTGTATTTTACGATGGAAAATTTTTATAATAAAAGAGGAAGGTAGTTTTGGATAGTTTGGTTAACTTAATTAGAGAAAATATTAGTAGCTCTATAGATGATTTAGGATATGAAATTTATCATATTGAGTATGTAAATGAACTTGGTCACAATTATCTAAGGGTAATGATTACCCATGAAGATATAAACGAGAAGATTACTGTTAAAGATTGTGAGATTGTTGCAAAAACTATAAATTTCATTATAGATAGTCTTGAGATAAATGATAAATTCTTTTTGGAGGTATCTTCTCCTGGGATAAACAGGAAATTATACACTTTAAAGCAAATGATGGATGCAATAAACAAGGTTGTTTGTGTTAGACTATCAAAAAGTTTCGAAGGTGTTAAGAAATATATTGGAATTTTAGTTAATGTTAATGATCATGGCATTAAAGTTAAAGTTGAAAATAGAGAGTTAGAATTTGACCTCAATATGATAAAAAATATAAATTTAGAGGAAATATCTTAGGGGGATATCCATGAATAAAGAATTTATAGATGCACTTAAAACAATAGTTAAAGATAAAGGAATAAGTGAAGATCTAATCTTCACAACAATAGAGGATGCTCTCATAGCAGCATATAAAAAAAACTACGCAAATCAAGGAGCCTCTCAAAATGTAAAAGTAACAATGAATAGGGTTACTGGTGAAATAAAAGTTTTTGCACAGAAGTTAATTGTAGAATCAATTAGATATTCTTCTTTAGAGATTGTTTTAGATGATTCTAGGAAAATAAGTCCTTACTATAATATTGGTGATATATGTGATGTTGAGGTTACCCCAAAAAGCTTTGGACGTGTGGCAGCTACTCTTGCTAAGCAGGTAGTAACTCAGAGAATTAAAGAAGCAGAACGTGATTTGTTATACAAGGAGTATGTGAAAAAGGAGTTCCAGATTATAACAGGTACGGTTCTTAGGAATGATAAAGACCATGTTTTTATTAACATAGGAAGAATTGAAACAATTTTGAGGACAAATGATAAAATTCCTAGAGAAAGATTTATGAGAAATGAGAAAATAAAACTTTATGTTTCAGAAGTTATAAATTCACCTAAGGGTACTCAAGTTCATGTATCAAGGACTGATCCTAATTTTGTGAAGAAGTTATTTGAATTAGAAGTTAGTGAGATACAGGAAGGCATCGTAGAGATTAAAAATATTGTCCGTGAAGCTGGTGCTAGAACAAAGATGGCAGTTTTCTCTAATATGGAAGAAGTCGATCCTGTGGGAGCATGTGTTGGAGAACAAGGACTTAGGGTAAGAAGCATTGTTAACGAACTTAAAAATGAGAAAATTGATATTATAAAATGGAATGAAGATCCTGAGATATATATATCAAATGCTTTAAGTCCTGCTAATATATCTAAAATATCAATTGATCCAGAAAAAAAATTAGCTGATGTTGTAGTTGATGATTCTCAGCTTTCTTTAGCTATAGGTAAAGAAGGACAAAATGTGAGATTAGCTGCTAGATTAACAGGATGGAAGATAGATATAAAACCGTTATCGAAAGTTGAGAGTTTTTATGATGAAAATAATGAGAATGAAGAAGTTTTTAAAATTGAAGAGAACATTAAAAATGATGCAACTAAATTTGATGATGGCATATTCCAAGAGGAAATAGCTAATGAAGAATAGGGGAGTTTTGTTTAGAAGATGTATTGGATGTAATGAACGACGAAATAAGTATGAACTTATAAGAATATGTAGGACTCCAGATAAAATTGTTAAAATTGATGAAACTTATAAGTCTGATGGTAGAGGGGTATATGTTTGTAAAGATAATCTGAAATGTTTAGAGAAAAGTATTAAGTTTAATAAGCTTTGCAGATCTTTGAAAATAGAAATTCCGTTAGAGGTTGTGAATGAATTACAAAATAAATTAGGGAAAATTTAGAATTTATATTAGGGAGGTAGATTTTATGTCCAAAGTTCGAATTTATGAGTTAGCGAAAGCTGTAAATAAACCAAGTAAAGAGTTGATATCGATTCTTAAAAATGAGTTTGATGTAGATGTAAAAAATCATATGAGTGTTTTAAGTGATGAGGATAGTGAGTTAATAAAAGAATATTTTGAGATAAAGGATAAAGATTCTGTGTCGGAAAATGAAATGTCAATGGATTATGATAAATATCAAGAAAATGTTAATAGAAACGATATTGTTCAGGAATATGAAGAAATCATGATTGAACAAATAGATAAACAATCCTCAAAAAATAAGAATAAAAACAAAAATAATAGAAGACAGTCCTCATTGAAACACAAAAAAAATAATGTAGCAGCCAATGACAGTGGAGAAAATAATGGAATTATAGAAATTAGCAGAACTATAAGTGTCAAAGATCTTGCACAAAAACTTAATAAATCAACAGCGGATGTTATTAAGAATTTAATGTTCTTGGGTTTGATGGTTTCAATAAATCAAGAAATAGACTTTGAGGTTGCAAAAAAACTTTGTGATAAATACGAAGTTGAATGTGTTAAAAAAGAAGAAACTTCAAATGATGATAAATATGAATTAATTGGAAATTCAACTGAAACGAAATCAGAAAATTTATCAAAAAGGCCTCCAATAATTACTGTTATGGGTCACGTAGACCATGGAAAAACATCATTACTTGATTGTATAAGAAAAACAAATGTATCTCAAAAGGAAGCTGGTGGTATAACTCAACACATTGGAGCTTATAAAGTTCAAGTTGGTGATGAAATTATAACATTTATAGATACACCAGGGCATGAAGCTTTCACCCAAATGAGAGCAAGAGGTGCAAAGGTTACAGATATAGTTATTCTTGTTGTTGCTGCAGATGATGGAATAATGCCTCAAACAGTTGAAGCTATAAATCATTGTAAATCTGCCAATGTTCCAATAATAGTTGCTGTTAATAAAATTGATAAGCCTGAAGCGAATATTGATAAAGTTAAGCAAGAGCTTACTGAATATGAAATTATTGCTGAAGACTGGGGAGGTAGTACAGTATTTGTAAATGTTTCTGCTAAAACTGGAGAAGGTATAGATGAATTGTTAGAAATGATTATATTGACTGCAGATATACAGGAACTTACTGCAGATAAAAGTTCGCCAGCAAAGGGTACAGTTATAGAGTCTAGACTTGACAAAGGACGTGGACCTTTAGCAACTTTACTTGTTCAAGATGGAACTCTTAAAATTGGAGATTGTGTTGTTGTTGGTAATACATATGGTAAAATTAGAGCAATGTATGATGAAAATGATGTGCCAATG from Candidatus Arthromitus sp. SFB-mouse-Japan harbors:
- the rseP gene encoding RIP metalloprotease RseP — its product is MSNLIVILLVVLSFGILIVGHEFGHFIVAKMNGVLVEEFAIGMGPLIFKIKGKETMYSIRLLPIGGYVKMLGEYDESDDEVSHYDKDRAYIHKSPLRKISIILAGPVMNFILAFLIFGGISAFTGYTSTVINEVIEGSPAEVAGLKVGDELVSINSKKFLNWNEFVFRLQTSESKEKINIGVLRDNQKMNFDVFPKIENNSLIIGIKPKFIENPGFFEAVFNGFKQTFSEIKQVLSSLAQLITGKASVKDLSGPITIFKVSGQAAKAGIQQLLNFTAFLSVNLGIFNLIPFPALDGGAVVVNFIELVSKKRIKQDILAKINYVGFTLLILLMIFVTLKDIFFPVSL
- the ispG gene encoding flavodoxin-dependent (E)-4-hydroxy-3-methylbut-2-enyl-diphosphate synthase produces the protein MDRILKKEVRIGNVMIGGCNPIAIQSMTNTNTKDVNATINQINVLEKEGCNIVRIAITDNQEVDCISKIKKNTNIPLVADIQFDYRIALACIKNGIDKVRINPGNIGNEDKIREVVNACEEYGVPIRIGVNGGSLQKDILSRYGKKTTDALVESALKNVDLLEKFGFRNIVISVKSSDVEMMIESYKKISSAVDYPLHLGVTEAGLFLSGAVKSSIGIGTLLHNGIGDTIRVSLTDDPVNEVKVSKEILKSLNIYNKGVNLISCPTCSRTKFNLIDLANKVEQLTKDIDKNITIAVMGCAVNGPGEAREADIGVAGGNGEGLIFKKGEILRKVKEEYLLDELKKEIDTL
- a CDS encoding PolC-type DNA polymerase III, coding for MKVLKIEIWEDKRNVLIYIEYEDDFNKDDLKAKLRNQVDKNFNYEIILIKNCYSKSVDDFLHNNYDSFLEYVKFTNPIFYPVFFVKPNVVDSKLIYISSNNFIINKFNNNNVNIELEGFVKYFFNIDVNIEIVYGNQKEDFIKDDIIVENKTIDSIPNDPVFLNSKVKVDNNKYSDDSVIVGKQILENAIEISSITIPEKNIVIQGCIFNQKVLTTKTGKKILNFYINDDTSSINVKYFLRLKDNENILDKVKNDSNVKIKGEVVMDNFTNELAIIAYNISSISKIERRDDYGEKRIELHSHTNLSTMDSVINVNALFKTLKDWGHKSVAITDHNVVQAYPNVMDASKKFGIKPIYGIEINMVDDLKPLINDDFGKTINDTFVVFDIETTGFSNVNEKIIEIGAVKIINGEIVDEFSTFVNPEMNIPYKITELTSISNEMVAGAPIIENIIGEFYDFCSGAILVAHNIDFDMSFIRRNGNKFGYSFKNSLLDTIDICKFLFPELKRYRLNVVAKHLAIPLDNHHRAVDDAKATAMILIKCFERLKSQEILSLEDLNKKYRENIHISKIFTYQTVLLAKDYNGLKNIYKLVSKGHLEYFFKTSRIPKSEILKHREGILIGASFREGEIFKAITDYLDDDRINDIIDFYDYFEISPPVNCTEQIRSERFKDYKEIEDVIKEIYKLGKKNEKLVVAVSNAHYIEKKDNIYRNILRVCQNFKVNLDDTSLYLRTTDEMFKEFEFLSKDVRDEVILLNPSKINDMVDEILPIPNGTFPPKIEGSDDEIRMMAYEKAHSIYGENLHQIIKDRLDKELNSIISNGYAVLYLIAHKLVKKSLDDGYLVGSRGSVGSSIVATFCGITEVNGLPPHYVCPKCKDTEFISDGSVNAGVDLPSKDCVKCGTKYLRDGFDIPFETFLGFDGDKEPDIDLNFSGEYQPLVHKYTEELFGKGYVFRAGTIGTIADKTAYGYVKKYIEEMGIRVPQPEIERLSKGLTGVKRTTGQHPGGIMVVPKDNDIFNFTPIQHPADDMDADVITTHFDYHSISGRLLKLDILGHDDPTMLKMLKDLTGLNPQEIPLNDEKVLSLFTGISALNMEPGYIDCSVGTLGIPEFGTKFVRQMLLDTKPTTFSDLVRISGLSHGTDVWINNAQEFIMKGYTTLKDCISTRDDIMVYLVYKGLPAKKAFDIMESVRKGKGLTKEYEDIMAENKIESWYIESCRRIKYMFPKGHAVAYVMMAVRIAYYKVYYPIEYYTAYFTVRADEFDANLICNGAEFIKEKIGQLNALGNNLTQKDKGLLTVLEIALEAYARGVKFYKVDLYKSHYNDFKIEDGGILPPINALQGVGATAAKNLYEAGRFCEFISIQDLKNRAKVSKTVIETLQSHGCIRDLPENNQLSMNLQF
- the rimP gene encoding ribosome maturation factor RimP, with the translated sequence MDSLVNLIRENISSSIDDLGYEIYHIEYVNELGHNYLRVMITHEDINEKITVKDCEIVAKTINFIIDSLEINDKFFLEVSSPGINRKLYTLKQMMDAINKVVCVRLSKSFEGVKKYIGILVNVNDHGIKVKVENRELEFDLNMIKNINLEEIS
- the nusA gene encoding transcription termination factor NusA, yielding MNKEFIDALKTIVKDKGISEDLIFTTIEDALIAAYKKNYANQGASQNVKVTMNRVTGEIKVFAQKLIVESIRYSSLEIVLDDSRKISPYYNIGDICDVEVTPKSFGRVAATLAKQVVTQRIKEAERDLLYKEYVKKEFQIITGTVLRNDKDHVFINIGRIETILRTNDKIPRERFMRNEKIKLYVSEVINSPKGTQVHVSRTDPNFVKKLFELEVSEIQEGIVEIKNIVREAGARTKMAVFSNMEEVDPVGACVGEQGLRVRSIVNELKNEKIDIIKWNEDPEIYISNALSPANISKISIDPEKKLADVVVDDSQLSLAIGKEGQNVRLAARLTGWKIDIKPLSKVESFYDENNENEEVFKIEENIKNDATKFDDGIFQEEIANEE
- the rnpM gene encoding RNase P modulator RnpM, which gives rise to MKNRGVLFRRCIGCNERRNKYELIRICRTPDKIVKIDETYKSDGRGVYVCKDNLKCLEKSIKFNKLCRSLKIEIPLEVVNELQNKLGKI
- the infB gene encoding translation initiation factor IF-2, producing the protein MSKVRIYELAKAVNKPSKELISILKNEFDVDVKNHMSVLSDEDSELIKEYFEIKDKDSVSENEMSMDYDKYQENVNRNDIVQEYEEIMIEQIDKQSSKNKNKNKNNRRQSSLKHKKNNVAANDSGENNGIIEISRTISVKDLAQKLNKSTADVIKNLMFLGLMVSINQEIDFEVAKKLCDKYEVECVKKEETSNDDKYELIGNSTETKSENLSKRPPIITVMGHVDHGKTSLLDCIRKTNVSQKEAGGITQHIGAYKVQVGDEIITFIDTPGHEAFTQMRARGAKVTDIVILVVAADDGIMPQTVEAINHCKSANVPIIVAVNKIDKPEANIDKVKQELTEYEIIAEDWGGSTVFVNVSAKTGEGIDELLEMIILTADIQELTADKSSPAKGTVIESRLDKGRGPLATLLVQDGTLKIGDCVVVGNTYGKIRAMYDENDVPMKEAVPSIPVLVLGLNEVPDAGDRFESIKDEKVARQISNDRKQQIKDSQMNNSKISLETVYSQIKDGTIKELSIIVKSDVQGSSEALKQSLEKLSSENIKVKVIHSAVGAINESDIIFASTSNAIIIGFNVRPDNNALLLADKEKVDIRTYRLIYEALDDIKSAMIGLLDPDIKEVYLGRVEIRQLYKISNVGTVAGCYVLDGKLTRNCNVRILRQGVVIFESKLSSLKRFKDDVKEVNKGYECGLSIENFNDLKEEDIIEGFEMKEFKRNNL